The Flavivirga eckloniae genomic interval ATTAATTTTTAGGACTCTTTTTATTTTACAAGAGAAATCAACTCCTTTAAAGGCACTTTATGTTGCTCCCCGGTAGCCATGTTTTTAAGGGTATAGGTATTAGATTCTATTTCCTGATCGCCTACCAAAACAACAAACGGAATAGCACGTTTATTGGCGTGATTCATTTGCTTTTTCATTTTTGCAGTATCTGGATACAGTTCAGAATTTATACCTTGAGATCGTAATTCGTTAATAGCCTTTAAACTGAATAACGCTTCTTTCTCACCAAAATTGATAAACAGAACCTCAACATTTTTATTCACTGTTTCTGGAAATAAGTCCAACTCTTCAAGCACTAAAAAAATTCTATCCAACCCAAAGCTAATACCAACTCCGCTCACGTTTTTCATGCCGAAAATACCCGTTAAGTCATCATAACGACCACCTCCGCCAATAGAACCCATTTTCACATCTTTTGGTGCAGACACCTCAAAAATAGCTCCGGTGTAATAGTTTAATCCACGGGCAAGCGTTACATCCAATTGTAAAGCTGCTGTTTTTAATCCTAATTCTGAAATCGCTGTATTTATAAACGCTAATTCTTCAATCCCTTTTTGTCCTTCTTCAGAAGCCGATAAAATAGTTTTTAAACTATCTATTTGAGACTCAAAAGAACCCGACAATGTAAATAATGGTTGAAGCTTAGCAATACCTTCTTCCGAGATCCCTTTACCTAGCATTTCTTCTTTTACTTTTTCCTCGCCTATTTTATCTAATTTATCTAACGCAACAGTAAAATCTATTAACTTATCTGAAGCACCAATAACCTCAGCTATTCCAGATAGAATTTTACGGTTATTAATTTTTATGGTGACACCTTCTAATTTTAAGGCTGAAAAAACAGTATCATACAATTGAATAAACTCAACCTCTTGCCAAAGCGATTGACTACCAACGACATCGGCATCACATTGAAAAAACTCTCTAAAACGCCCTTTTTGCGGTCTGTCTGCTCTCCAAACTGGTTGAATCTGGTAACGCTTAAATGGAAATTCAATTTCGTTTTGGTGTTGTACTACGTAGCGTGCAAAAGGCACCGTTAAATCATAACGAAGTGCTTTTTCCGAAATACTTGGCGTTAATTTATTGGAGTTTTTAGAATCGTAAGCTTCACTGTTAGCTTTAGATAAATAATCTCCCGAATTTAAAATCTTAAAAATCAAGCGATCGCCTTCTTCCCCATATTTACCCATTAAGGTATCAGAGTTTTCAAAACTAGGTGTTTCAATGGGTTGAAATCCGAACGTTTCAAAAGCGCCTCGAATGGTATTAAAGATGTAGTGACGCTTTGCTACCTGTTCTGGGTTAAAATCTCTGGTTCCTTTTGGTATACTTGGTTTTTGAGCCATATCAACTTCCCGCTCAGTCGGGAATCTCTTTAAATTATTATTTTTCAATAGTGGATTCCTGCTATCACTTCGACTTCGCTCAGTGACCAAGCAGGAATGACAAAACAACGCAATGTTTTAATCAACGGCAAAAATATATAATGAAATTGTTATTACCTGCTTTTTCAATAGAAAAAAGCCTGAGGGTTTATTAAATTGAAACTGAATTAAAAAAAAGCAGATTGCTTCGTCGTGCTTCCTCACAATGATACTTTCGTTATTTTATTTTCCCATCATGAAATCCAGCTCTTTTCCACGCTCCAGATTCATACACCCAAATATTAGTAATTCGATATTCATTCTTTTTAATGTCATTGTTCCTTTTATTTGATACAGTAACCTTTCCTGTTACAATGGCTGTATTTCCATGCAATTCAATTTCTGTTTCTTCCAGCTTATATTCAATGACTTCTAATGCTCCCGATTGAATTTCCTTTTCCCTTTTGCTCAAGTAATTAATCCAATCATTTTTTCTTATCGATTTTAAATTACCGTTAGTATGCAGATAATTTTCGGTTATCATAGATTCCAAAACCTTTACATGACCTTCTTGAAAAGCTTTGTTAAATTTATCTATCGATTCCATTAATTGAGTTAAATCGGTTTCTGGGGTTTTCTTTACTTTTTCCTTATCTGTACAGTTGAAAAAAGCTAAAACCAATGCCATGGATAAAAATGTTTTAAATAACTTCATAAGTTTGGGTTTTTGATTCTAATAAAAAGCTAGCACACAACACTTTATTACTTAATCTCTCAACACTAAAACTAATGTTTTCTAACAATATTTTTAACTTGTTATTAAAAATATTACTTTTTCATATAACATCCGAGGAATTAAAAATCAGAATACTTTCTATTATTTTAAATCACCAAATTCTAAATACACTTGTTCTAATAGATGCAACGAAGAATCATTTATCTTTAATTTATTACCACTAACACCTATAGGGGTATTACCTGTTTCGCTCAATTTAAGAATAGAAAATTTTTCACCTTTTAAAATGGCGTCTATATCGGTATTCACTTCAATAATTTGCTCAAAATCTGGCTTATTTGTTATTTCATGAGCTATAAATTGTTGCTTTTTATTTCCGAATAAAATATAATTAGCTGTTGTTGCTTTAGCTTCTTCTGGATTAAACTTTTTAAAGTAAACAACCTCCTTAATTGTAACTTCAATATTTTTTAATATCGCTACGCCCCCTCTTTCAAAATGGCCTCTATAAAGGTTTATTTTAAATGGTTTAGGGTCACTAACCATATCCGGCAACACAAATCGTTCTGGCTCGATAGTATACGTTGGATTGTTAGGATGTTCTTTTTTATCTGCCAGATAGGACGCCTTATCTTTATTTGATAACGTTAATTTCAATATAACCTGATAATCGTGAGGAGTATGGAACATTGGTAAATGAGACGCATAAATCATCTCACTTCCAAAAAGAAGCATACCATGAGTTGACGGTTTATCTTTACTGTGTTGTGCATGTTCATGCTGTGCATTGGTGCTTATTGAAAATAAAACATAAGCGATGATGAGCGTTATTTTTTTCATTAGTTAGTTAAATAAAATTGTTATTGATATACAAAGTCTATTGTTATTTGATTGGGTAAATGATAAATTTTTCAAATACCTTTTTAATTGGTTTGTCTCCTAATTCCTTAAGAGTTGATTGAAGTTCTTTTAAGTCCTCTACAGTTAATTGTAGCTTTTGTTCTTTGGGATGATAGGTAGATCCTATAGGGTAATCCACACCACTTGTTGTTGACATTTCAATATGATTACCTAAAATATACTTAATCTCATGTGTTTTTGTAAAATCGACAAGTTTGCTAATACTCGCTTTAAATGATAACCAGTCGTCAACATATAAACGTCCAGGGTAAAAAGTATCTCCTGTTAGCAACAGCTTAGAAGAGGTATCGTATAATGCTATTGATGTTTCTTGATGCCCCGGTATAGGAATTATTTTTATCAATCTATCTCCGAGTTCAAAATCCACTATATCTTTAGGCCAGTTGGTAAACCTAAAAAACGCTATAACATCATTTTTTTCAAGACCCACAACTGTTGTTTCTGGCTTATTGATAAATTGTGTATCTGCGGCATAATGGTCACCGTGTTTGTGCGTATGCGCTACTACTAATTCTATTTTTTTGCTTTGTTGCTCCTCCCAATTTTTTACGATCTTATTAACGGTTCGGTATAAAGGAAATGTTTCTTCCTCTTTTGTTGCTCCCGTATCCATTAATAGCGCCTTATCCTTACCTAAAAATAAAAACATAAACGGTGCTTCGTAGTTTGTGCACTTATTTTGCCTTAATATCCAAGTATTGGCATCATACTTTACGACTTGTATTAAATCGTCTGTGTTTTTTTTACAGTCCTCCGATCCGTGAATCCAATTTAGTTTTTCAAGATCAACCTGTCCTATCACAGATAAACAACAGGTATAATTAACAAGAATTATGATTAAGACATTTATAATACTTTTTTTTCTGTGCATCGTTTCAAATTTAATTAAAAGGGTATTTGTTTATGGTTGAGACTGGATAAGCCCTAAGTTACCAAATATTAGGGATTCATCGCTTGCCGTTATGTAACATTATCGGTTATTCTTCAAATAGGCATCAAATTGTTCGCCAAGAACCTCAAGAGACCAGAACAAATCGGAAATAAAACTCTTATCGTCTCTATTAACATGCATTTGAAATGTTAAGAACTTACCATCAACACCAATTTTTGAACCTTTTAAATCAAGAATTGAAATAGCGATTTCATTTGATAGTAAAAATGCATTGGCTTTACTTTTTTTTCCGCTCATTGTTAGAAACTCAGAGCGCGTAACAAATTCCATAAAAACAGATCTTTTGATGATACACTTCGGAAAATCCTCGAATAAGTTAGATTTTCTGTATTTTATATTGAGTTTGTATTTACGCTTTGTCCAGGCAACATAAACTTCGAGATTTCCAGTACTAATATTCTCAACAAATTTTCGAGAACCTTTATTTTTATCTAGTGATTTTTCAAAAATAAGATTAGCTATGTTATGAATATCCGCCAAAATTTATCGGTTAAGTAATAATGTATTTTTGGCTTGAGTTCTAAACAAGCAATCAGTTTATCAACTTATCAAAATAATTAAACAAGTCGCCTTTAGTAATAACAGCACCCTGTTCAATCATTTTAAACTTATCCAGATTTTTATCGTCTGTATAATCCTTATCGGCTTGTAAAAACTCAACATTTTCATCCATTAAGTTTTCACGTAACCAAGCATAGCCTTCTTTCGTAGTAATATCTATGTCATTTTTTAAGTTAATCACTATAGCCTGCATTTTATCTTCCTTTAAATGAAACAAATACATATGCTGTGGCGATATGTGCTCTAAATACTCTGCTTTATTTAAAACACCTTCCCAAATTAAATCACTAAAAACATCCAGTTCTGTTTCTGCTAACTCTGGCTTATTTGTTTTTAAATTGGTCCACTCCTCTGCAGTAACGGATTGTGTTGCCAAAAAGTTAATGAACTCCTGATGTAACTCTTCAAACTGTTCTTTGGTAAGTCTTGCGTACTTCATTTAAGTTAAAATATAATTATAATGAGATCCCGCTAAAAAGCGGGATTAGTTCAACTAACAAGTTTTAGTTCGTTTATTAACTCCTAAAACTTGAGTTTCACTAAAAAAATTTGCGCCTCTTTTCAGAGGCGCAAATTTAAGAATATATATGGTATTATTTTTAGAAAATATAACGTAACCCAAATTGAGCTTGCCATCTGGAAGCTAAACTGGAATCAAACCCGAAACTTTGAGCATCAGATCCTTCACTAAAAGTGTAAACCGGTGTAGCTCCAGAAGTATCAACACTTATAGGAGACATGTTATTAGGCTGCTCTACCACACCCCAATCTGAATTTAATAGGTTTCCAAAATTAAGAACATCAATACTTAACTGAAGTGTATTTGTTTTATCTCCACTTACATTAAATTTAAAATCCTGTAAGATTTTAATATCCCATCTGCTTCTCCATGGCGATAAAGCGCCATATCTTTCAAAATAACGCCCTCTGTTTTCACTTAAATAATCGTCCTGTTGAATAAATCTTTCAAAATCTTCCGCTTGTCCAGGACCAGAGAATTGCATCTGTTGTACTTCACTTGCTGTAGGGATATAAATAAGGTCATTGTTCTGGAAAGAACTATCTCCATTTATATTACCTGCATATGTATAATTAAAACGACCACCTTGCGCATATTCACAAAATGCAGAAACTGTAGTCGCCATTTTATCACTTGCATACGACCATTTTTTACTAGCTAAACCTATAAAACGATGTGTATCTCCATATTTGGAATAAGACAACACATCATTATTCGCGTTACCTAAATTAGGGTTAAAATCAAAAGCATCCCCTGTAATTTCAGCTTCTATGGAGTTTACGTCTTTAGCATTTAAATAGTTGTATGCTAAACTTGTATAAATACCATTCTCAAACGTTTTTTGAGCTTTTAAACTAGCATTCCAAATACGCCCTTTATCAGAATTTGTAAATACATAGGCATTATTACCTCTATCAGCAGGTAAATAAGTTGGTCTGTTATCGCCAGGCGCATTAAGTGTACCTGATGGATTTCTTAATCCCCAGTTTTGTACATGAGCACCATTAATATCCTTAGTATAAGATACATCTCCTGTTAAAACAATACCATTTTCAAATTTATGATCGGCTCCTACATTGGTTCTCCATACTTGTGGCCATTTAAATTCTGGGTCTACCACTTGATAAAAGAAAAAATCTAATCCTTGTACTTGATTTCCTAGCCATACAAATGGAAAACGACCAGTAAATACACCTGTACCACCTCTTATTTGTGTTTTACTTTCCCCATTAACATCCCAGTTAAAACCTAAACGTGGAGAAATAAGAAATTTATTATTTGGTAATTTTCTAGAATCTATTAAAGTTTCTTGATTTGTGTTGGGGTTAAAATAAGGAATCGTTGGATCGAAAGTAAAAGGTTTTCTTGCTATGTTTTCATCTATTTTATTCTTGGTATCAAAATATAATGGCTTATCAAATCTAATACCGTAAGTTAATTTGAAATTATCATTTACATTCCATTCGTCCTGTACATAAAACGCCAATTGTCCAACATTTGTCTCGGCTAAAGACCATCCATCGCCAGCAGCCAAAGCATTATTAGTATTAAAAACATTATCTGCATTAGCTAATGCAGCAGCTAATGTACCATCATTTACATCAGTTAGAAAAGCATTTAAATCAGGATAAGCTGCAAATGCTCCCACTTCCTGATTAAAATCACCATCTTCATCATAGCCAAAAGCTCCCAAATTAAAAGAGTTATCAAATTGAAATTTTTCAAAAGAGAATCCTATAGTAAATGTGTGACTTCCTTTAACTACATTTAAATTGTTGGTAAGTTGAAATACTTTTTGATCCAATCTATTATTAATAGAAAATGGCTCATGACCTGCGATAATATAATTAGAACCACTTCCATCTTGAATAGTAATAGCTGGTGCTGGAGTCGATAAAGGATCTCTAAAATCATCAAAATGAGTATAACCTACTTGGAATTTGTTTGTCATATCTCCAGATAATGTTGAATTTAGTTCTAATTGCAATGATTGTATCCCATTATTTATTTCGTATCCTGAATTTTCAAACTGAAGTACTGTAAAGCTTGGCCCTCTAACCCCTAAAGCGGTGGGGTGTGCTGGTTTTTCTTTTGATGCGTTTAAAAAGTTATAGATAATCGCTAAACGATTATTATCATTGATATTCCAATCTAGTTTAAGAATTCCTTTGGTAGATTCAGATCCATAGGTAAATCCTTCGTAAGCACCTGTATTGTATCCTAATGTTGCCAGAGCATTTGATACACTCATTAAGTCACTTTCACTTACTCTAGATTCGTTAATTGCTCCAGAACCTGTATTAGGTATCCAACCATTAGTTCCTAAATCTGTTCTATCATCTTTTTCAAAATTAGCGAAAAAGAACAGTTTACTTTTTATTATAGGGCCTCCAATACTAATACCATATTGTACTTGCTCTAAATCTGGTTTCGTAACATCTTCTCCTTTTATTTTTCCTCCTGTTAAATCCTCATTTCTAAAGAACCCGTAAACAGTACCATGAAACTCATTTGTTCCACTTTTAGTAACCGCATTAACTGAAGCTCCTGTAAATCCTGATTGGGTAACATCATATGGTGCCGTTGAAACAGATATTTGGTCTATGGCATCTAATGAGATAGGCTGCGCTCCAGTTTGTCCTCCGGGAGTAGGAGCATCTAAACCAAAAGGATTATTAAAAATAGCACCATCCAGAGAAAAATTATTGTATTGATCGTTTCTACCTCCAAAAGAATTTCCACTAGCAGATGGTTCTAATCTTGTAAAATCTGCTGCCGATCTGGAAATAGTTGGTAGGCGTGTTAATTCACGGCGTCCCACACTGGTTTCTGCACCAGTACGATCGCTACCAAAAGTTCCTGTTCCTCCGGTTCCCTGAATAACTATCGCTTCCAGTTCTTCGTTATCTGCTACTAACGTAACATCTAAATTGGTTGTTTTACCTAAAGTTAAGAACACATTATTAAATGTTTGTTCTTGAAACCCTATAAAACTCACTGTAATCGAGTAAGGTCCCCCTACTCTTAAATTTAATAAGTTAAATCTTCCATCAAAGTTCGTAGCTGCTCCATACTTTGTACCAGTTGGTGTGTGAATGGCCAGTACATTGGCTCCTGGAAGAGGTTCGGATTTTTCGTCTAGAATTAGACCTTTAATGTTCGATGTTGTGACCTGCGAAAATGCAAGCGCACCAAAGAACAAGAAAAAAATTGCGAGGGTAGTTTTTTTCATATGAGTATAGTTTAGTTTAGTTGTCTACTATGCATGCATAGTAACATGTCGAAACAAAAATAAAGAAAAAAAAGCCATTCATAAGAATGGCTTTACAATATTTAAAAGTTTTATTAACTAATTGTTAATACTACTATTTAGCTTGTGCTATAACCTCGAAAGGTAAATCAACAGATACTTCTCTGTGTAAACGTACAACAGCATTATATTTACCTGTACGTTTAACTGTAGTAACTGTAATGAATTTTTTATCGATAGCTTGACCTTCTTTTTCTAAAGCTTCAGCTATGTTGATATTATTTACAGAACCAAATAATTTGTCTCCTGCTCCTACTTTCGCAGGTATCTTAATTTCTAATGCTTTTAAAGCTTCAGCAACTTTGTTAGCATCGTCAACTATTTTCTTTTCTTTAAAAGCTCTTTGCTTTAAATTCTCCGCTAAAACTTTCTTTGCAGAAACTGTAGCTAGAATAGCTTGTCCTTGAGGAATTAAAAAATTTCTACCATAACCGTTCTTAACTGTTACAACATCGTCTTTAAATCCTAAATTTTCAACGTCTTGTTTTAATATAAGTTCCATTGTTATCGGTATTTTATTTTAATAAATCTGCTACGTAAGGCATTAAGGCCAAGTGACGTGCTCTTTTTACGGCTACAGATACTTTTCTTTGATACTTTAAAGAAGTTCCTGTTAAACGTCTTGGTAAAATTTTACCTTGCTCGTTTACAAACTTTAATAAGAAATCTGGATCTTTATAATCTATGTATTTAATACCAGATTTTTTGAAACGACAGTATTTCTTTTGTTTGTTTGTCTCAATATTCAACGGCGTTAAATATCTAATTTCTCCGTCTTTTTTTCCTTTTGATTGTTGTTCTATCGATGACATAATTAAGCTTTTTGTTTAAGTTTTTCTCTTCTTCTCTCTGCCCAAGAAATAGCGTGTTTATCTAACGATACCGTTAAATAACGCATAAAACGCTCATCACGTCTAAACTCTACTTCTAAAGCATTAATTACTTCACCTGGCACGGTGTACTCAAACAAGTGATAGAATCCACTTTTCTTGTTTTGTATTGGGTAGGCCAGTTTTTTAAGCCCCCAATTTTCTTTAGATACCATCTTAGCTCCGTTAGAAACAAGAAAATCTTCGTATTTCTTTACTGTTTCCTTTATCTGATCTTCAGATAAAACGGGATTTAAGATGAAAACAGTTTCATAATGATTCATAAAAATCTATATTTATTATTAAAAATTGGGTGCAAAAATAGTTAATATATACATATAAAACAACAATTATTTTTAAGTATAATATTGGATTAATTTAAATGTTAAAATTATGTTAAAACGAACGCTTTAACGATGATTTTTGGTTTTTAGCCGAATTTTTTGTACTATTGTCGATATCTTAACCGAAATAATATAAAATGTTATGACATTAAACTGTGTAGTAGTAGACGATTCGGCAATACAACGTCTTTCAATAGTGAAGTTAGTAGAAAATCATCCATCACTTAACTTAATTGCAGAGTATAGTAGTGCCTTAGAAACTAAAAATGGTTTAAATACCCATCAAGTGGACTTAATCTTTTTAGACATTGAAATGCCAGTGTTAAATGGATTTGAGCTTTTGGATGTATTAAACAACAAACCTCAAATTATTTTTGTAACTGGTAAAACAGAGTATGCATTTAAAGCATTTAATTACGATGCTACCGACTATTTGCATAAGCCAATTACAAGAGAACGTTTTAACACTTCTGTTGATAAAGCCTTAGAGCAACATAGATTGACTCTAGACTTTAACGAAGAAGAAGGTGAACATATTTTTGTAAAGAGTAACCTTAAAAAACGTAAAGTTTATATCAAAGATATTAAATGGATCGAAGCTCTAGGTGATTATGTAAAATTAGTTACAGAAGAAACTAGTTTGGTAGTATTATCTACAATGAAATCTTTTGAAGCTGAACTACCCGAAGGTAAGTTTTTAAGAATTCATAAATCGTACATTGTTAATCTTGATAAAATTGACAGGTTTAACAGTAAGAACGTTGAAGTCGGAGCTTATGAAATTCCGTTAAGTAGAAATAAAAAGACTCAGTTGGTTGATGCCTTAAACAATATTTAGATCTAACTAACTAACCAAAATTTAACCAAAGGCTTAGCTAAATTTAAAAGTTATCGACATTTAAGATTATTTTAACCGACCGAAAATCTTTTATATTCAAGAAGCTATTGTTTATTTTAATGATAGCTTCTTTCGTTTTTGACAAAGATTGCTGTTTAGGAATCTTCACGAGAATGTTTTTATGAAACTGATTTCTTATTCTGGAAATAGGTGGCGATTCCGGCCCTAAAACATATTCCCTAAAAACCTGTCGTAAAGATTTCGCCAACCAAACCGAAGCTGCATCTACTTTACTATAATCTTTATGTTTTAACGTGATTTTTATTTGCTTGTAAATAGGCGGGTATTTATAATTATACCGATCGTTCATTTGCTCGTTAAACATATCTATATAATTATTGGTAGATACCTGCTGTAAAATGTTATGATACGGATTATATGTTTGTATCAACACTTTTCCTCTTTGATCTGTTCTCCCTGCTCTACCCGACACTTGCAACATAAGCTGAAAGCTACGTTCGTGCGCTCTAAAATCTGGAAAGTTAAGCATGTTATCGGCATTCATAATACCAACCAATTTAACATGCCTAAAGTCCAAGCCTTTCGTTAGCATTTGTGTTCCTACTAAAATATCTATCTCCTGCTGCTCTAAAGCCGTTATTATTTTCTCGTACCCGTATTTTCCTCGGGTAGTATCTAAATCCATTCTTGCTACTTTGTAATCTGGAAATAATAACTTTACCTCTTCCTCTATTTGCTCCGTACCAAATCCTTTAGTA includes:
- a CDS encoding nuclear transport factor 2 family protein encodes the protein MKLFKTFLSMALVLAFFNCTDKEKVKKTPETDLTQLMESIDKFNKAFQEGHVKVLESMITENYLHTNGNLKSIRKNDWINYLSKREKEIQSGALEVIEYKLEETEIELHGNTAIVTGKVTVSNKRNNDIKKNEYRITNIWVYESGAWKRAGFHDGKIK
- the rplI gene encoding 50S ribosomal protein L9 — encoded protein: MELILKQDVENLGFKDDVVTVKNGYGRNFLIPQGQAILATVSAKKVLAENLKQRAFKEKKIVDDANKVAEALKALEIKIPAKVGAGDKLFGSVNNINIAEALEKEGQAIDKKFITVTTVKRTGKYNAVVRLHREVSVDLPFEVIAQAK
- the rpsF gene encoding 30S ribosomal protein S6, with the protein product MNHYETVFILNPVLSEDQIKETVKKYEDFLVSNGAKMVSKENWGLKKLAYPIQNKKSGFYHLFEYTVPGEVINALEVEFRRDERFMRYLTVSLDKHAISWAERRREKLKQKA
- the hisS gene encoding histidine--tRNA ligase, with the translated sequence MAQKPSIPKGTRDFNPEQVAKRHYIFNTIRGAFETFGFQPIETPSFENSDTLMGKYGEEGDRLIFKILNSGDYLSKANSEAYDSKNSNKLTPSISEKALRYDLTVPFARYVVQHQNEIEFPFKRYQIQPVWRADRPQKGRFREFFQCDADVVGSQSLWQEVEFIQLYDTVFSALKLEGVTIKINNRKILSGIAEVIGASDKLIDFTVALDKLDKIGEEKVKEEMLGKGISEEGIAKLQPLFTLSGSFESQIDSLKTILSASEEGQKGIEELAFINTAISELGLKTAALQLDVTLARGLNYYTGAIFEVSAPKDVKMGSIGGGGRYDDLTGIFGMKNVSGVGISFGLDRIFLVLEELDLFPETVNKNVEVLFINFGEKEALFSLKAINELRSQGINSELYPDTAKMKKQMNHANKRAIPFVVLVGDQEIESNTYTLKNMATGEQHKVPLKELISLVK
- the rpsR gene encoding 30S ribosomal protein S18, with amino-acid sequence MSSIEQQSKGKKDGEIRYLTPLNIETNKQKKYCRFKKSGIKYIDYKDPDFLLKFVNEQGKILPRRLTGTSLKYQRKVSVAVKRARHLALMPYVADLLK
- a CDS encoding LytR/AlgR family response regulator transcription factor, which encodes MTLNCVVVDDSAIQRLSIVKLVENHPSLNLIAEYSSALETKNGLNTHQVDLIFLDIEMPVLNGFELLDVLNNKPQIIFVTGKTEYAFKAFNYDATDYLHKPITRERFNTSVDKALEQHRLTLDFNEEEGEHIFVKSNLKKRKVYIKDIKWIEALGDYVKLVTEETSLVVLSTMKSFEAELPEGKFLRIHKSYIVNLDKIDRFNSKNVEVGAYEIPLSRNKKTQLVDALNNI
- a CDS encoding DUF6495 family protein, giving the protein MKYARLTKEQFEELHQEFINFLATQSVTAEEWTNLKTNKPELAETELDVFSDLIWEGVLNKAEYLEHISPQHMYLFHLKEDKMQAIVINLKNDIDITTKEGYAWLRENLMDENVEFLQADKDYTDDKNLDKFKMIEQGAVITKGDLFNYFDKLIN
- a CDS encoding TonB-dependent receptor, translating into MKKTTLAIFFLFFGALAFSQVTTSNIKGLILDEKSEPLPGANVLAIHTPTGTKYGAATNFDGRFNLLNLRVGGPYSITVSFIGFQEQTFNNVFLTLGKTTNLDVTLVADNEELEAIVIQGTGGTGTFGSDRTGAETSVGRRELTRLPTISRSAADFTRLEPSASGNSFGGRNDQYNNFSLDGAIFNNPFGLDAPTPGGQTGAQPISLDAIDQISVSTAPYDVTQSGFTGASVNAVTKSGTNEFHGTVYGFFRNEDLTGGKIKGEDVTKPDLEQVQYGISIGGPIIKSKLFFFANFEKDDRTDLGTNGWIPNTGSGAINESRVSESDLMSVSNALATLGYNTGAYEGFTYGSESTKGILKLDWNINDNNRLAIIYNFLNASKEKPAHPTALGVRGPSFTVLQFENSGYEINNGIQSLQLELNSTLSGDMTNKFQVGYTHFDDFRDPLSTPAPAITIQDGSGSNYIIAGHEPFSINNRLDQKVFQLTNNLNVVKGSHTFTIGFSFEKFQFDNSFNLGAFGYDEDGDFNQEVGAFAAYPDLNAFLTDVNDGTLAAALANADNVFNTNNALAAGDGWSLAETNVGQLAFYVQDEWNVNDNFKLTYGIRFDKPLYFDTKNKIDENIARKPFTFDPTIPYFNPNTNQETLIDSRKLPNNKFLISPRLGFNWDVNGESKTQIRGGTGVFTGRFPFVWLGNQVQGLDFFFYQVVDPEFKWPQVWRTNVGADHKFENGIVLTGDVSYTKDINGAHVQNWGLRNPSGTLNAPGDNRPTYLPADRGNNAYVFTNSDKGRIWNASLKAQKTFENGIYTSLAYNYLNAKDVNSIEAEITGDAFDFNPNLGNANNDVLSYSKYGDTHRFIGLASKKWSYASDKMATTVSAFCEYAQGGRFNYTYAGNINGDSSFQNNDLIYIPTASEVQQMQFSGPGQAEDFERFIQQDDYLSENRGRYFERYGALSPWRSRWDIKILQDFKFNVSGDKTNTLQLSIDVLNFGNLLNSDWGVVEQPNNMSPISVDTSGATPVYTFSEGSDAQSFGFDSSLASRWQAQFGLRYIF
- a CDS encoding MBL fold metallo-hydrolase: MHRKKSIINVLIIILVNYTCCLSVIGQVDLEKLNWIHGSEDCKKNTDDLIQVVKYDANTWILRQNKCTNYEAPFMFLFLGKDKALLMDTGATKEEETFPLYRTVNKIVKNWEEQQSKKIELVVAHTHKHGDHYAADTQFINKPETTVVGLEKNDVIAFFRFTNWPKDIVDFELGDRLIKIIPIPGHQETSIALYDTSSKLLLTGDTFYPGRLYVDDWLSFKASISKLVDFTKTHEIKYILGNHIEMSTTSGVDYPIGSTYHPKEQKLQLTVEDLKELQSTLKELGDKPIKKVFEKFIIYPIK